Proteins encoded within one genomic window of Triticum aestivum cultivar Chinese Spring chromosome 2D, IWGSC CS RefSeq v2.1, whole genome shotgun sequence:
- the LOC123049854 gene encoding UPF0481 protein At3g47200-like, producing the protein MQVPYDYQYQLAVADYWEGRATMEPNVWVPALPLQMTVAAPASNTDLVVSSSEQQELKLVEKGTDYQYECSNPIEDFEKAARAFEDNLQQMETKMHLFPPSMEELSKYSKPKVVSIGPYHHGSNEAIQQMESTKYAAACHFIKESRRPVEEVYGAVFAVAVEARSYYDADRLRDLSDNDFKPMMFYDGCFLLQYMLFLCRDNGDEEKPTAEVDQWLYNAFSSIDRRIFSDIVLLENQLPWVVVQKLKDFMPRPGLDMETVLGRVKHSLQARRHLKFDAPKLDDSYVPPHLLGYLRFYIVGSTDDTSSTSRTPVPEITLSEKVKKLSMSVSVIELAEMGIKLRADDATAELKKMRITNEWFTGKLFLPPVSLDDANARFLVNMAALELCITPDFRVAHDTRSTVCSYLSLLGMVTDNDTDVQELRNKLILQGGGGLTNGDALKLFTGLEKYLRPGNCYDNIIIAIENYRSHRRLRIKVYRFCYRNRTAIIATVSAIAGLAGFLGTLKSFQ; encoded by the coding sequence GCTAGCAACACTGATCTGGTCGTCAGCTCCAGCGAacagcaggagctgaagctggtcgAGAAGGGTACTGATTATCAGTATGAGTGCAGCAATCCTATTGAAGACTTCGAGAAAGCAGCACGAGCATTTGAGGATAATCTTCAGCAGATGGAAACGAAGATGCACCTGTTCCCTCCAAGCATGGAAGAACTCTCCAAGTACTCCAAACCCAAGGTGGTGTCCATCGGTCCGTACCACCACGGCTCGAACGAAGCCATCCAGCAGATGGAGAGCACCAAGTACGCGGCCGCCTGCCACTTCATCAAGGAATCGCGGCGCCCCGTTGAGGAGGTGTATGGGGCGGTCTTCGCGGTGGCCGTTGAAGCCCGCAGCTACTACGACGCGGACAGGCTGCGGGATCTCAGCGACAACGACTTCAAGCCTATGATGTTCTATGATGGCTGCTTCCTGCTGCAGTATATGCTATTTTTGTGCAGAGACAACGGCGACGAAGAGAAGCCGACAGCTGAGGTGGATCAGTGGCTGTACAATGCTTTCAGCTCCATCGACCGCCGCATCTTCAGTGACATTGTGCTGCTTGAGAACCAGCTCCCCTGGGTGGTGGTTCAAAAGCTCAAGGACTTCATGCCCCGGCCTGGCCTGGACATGGAAACGGTCCTTGGACGCGTGAAACATTCTCTGCAAGCGCGGCGGCATCTTAAATTCGATGCTCCTAAATTGGACGATAGCTACGTACCGCCGCATCTCCTTGGCTACCTACGATTCTATATTGTAGGAAGCACCGACGACACTAGTAGTACTAGTCGTACCCCAGTGCCCGAGATCACCTTATCTGAAAAGGTCAAGAAACTATCAATGTCTGTCAGCGTCATCGAGCTTGCAGAGATGGGCATCAAGCTCAGAGCCGACGATGCTACAGCAGAGCTAAAGAAGATGCGCATCACCAACGAGTGGTTCACCGGCAAGCTCTTCTTGCCTCCAGTGTCCCTCGACGATGCCAACGCACGGTTCCTCGTCAACATGGCAGCTTTGGAACTGTGCATCACCCCAGATTTCCGTGTAGCTCATGATACACGGTCTACTGTCTGCTCCTACCTCAGCCTTCTGGGGATGGTCACCGACAATGATACTGATGtgcaggagctgcgaaataagctTATACTGCAAGGAGGAGGAGGCCTCACCAACGGGGACGCACTCAAGCTGTTCACCGGGCTTGAGAAGTACCTGCGCCCCGGGAACTGCTATGACAACATCATTATAGCGATTGAAAACTACAGGTCCCATAGGCGGTTGCGGATCAAGGTGTACAGGTTCTGTTACAGGAACCGCACGGCCATCATCGCCACGGTGTCCGCCATTGCTGGACTTGCAGGTTTCCTCGGGACGCTCAAGTCTTTCCAGTAA